From the genome of Daphnia pulex isolate KAP4 chromosome 12, ASM2113471v1:
AACACAACCATGAAAACGAAGTAGAAGAACAGAATAGGGCATTTGCAGTGCGGAAATGCGAAATAATAGCTGGTGACCCACAGTTTCGGCGATTGGTGCCAAAACAAATAGTGGAGGAAGCCCGCAGGAGACATCCCGATGTGGTAATTGCATGTAATGCAGCCGTGGAGAAGCAAATCCAGCGAGCTAAGAGAGCTCGGCAACCCCCAACTCCAAATTCTGTTGACGAAATGTTGGCTTCCATGGAAAACAGTCCTGATTATACGTAAACCAATTACGCATATTGTTCTGTGTTTAAAGttataattagtttttaattattgtagAAGAACGATCAACGGCGAGCAGTTTTTTCATGGCTCTGTTTATTCTGACCATGAAGATGAGGTGCCAGGTGTCGGACTTGTATTTTTGTCCCTGTTTCTCCTTCAATTTCTAGGAGAAGCAACATTAATCATTCTTGATGGAACTTTTCATACCGTCTCTACATTATTCTATCAACTTCTTACAATCCATGTAGTGGTCCTGGTAAACGGTCGTCGAAGGGTAAATAGACAATTTctaattatctttttattaaatttaattcgtcTTCCTTTGGCAGTACTATCCATTTGCATTCGCATTAATGACGAGGAAAAAAACCTATACTTGGCCGTTCTACGTTTGGTTGCCCGGACGTTTGAGGATCGCTTCCCTGATGGACCCATCACAATCAACCAGGTCATTTCTGACTATGAACTGGCCTAAAGGAATCAGTACCTGAGGATTTGGATGGAGTGGAAGCGAGAGGATGCTGGTTTCACTACGCGCAGGCCATTATTAGAAAAGCAGCGCAACTGGGGTTGAGCAAATTTTATAGTGTGGGCGGTGTAGCAGCCCATATCATACAAGAGATTATTGGTCTCGCTCTCCTTCCGGAATACAGGGTCTACGAAGGATTTGaggtaatttaatttaattattttaaagggGTGCTGACTCTTGTCCCCCCTATTCATTAAAGAGCGGACAACCActtgtaaatttttcattcctttAATCCTTTGCAATTACTTTTAATATCAAAACCCAACAGAATATCAGACGTACTCATCGAAGGCGTTTGCAGCAAGAAACCCCGAAGGTTAAACGAGCAATGAATCAACTCTATGCCTATTGGACCAGCTATTGGCTGGAAACGATTGGTCCTAAACGGTTTTCCTGCTATGGAAGATCTAACCGGACTAGTAACTAGTGGTGGCAACCTAGTTATTACCTAGTTACCTAGTTTTGACAAATACAGATAGGAGTGGCtcttttctattaaaaaaacaccccCTTTTACTCCTCTTTTGTTATGTTTGACCAAATTGAAgtatacttttaaaataaaagtacttTAAGGGGGAGGctactcaaaagaaaaatgccgcTGCTACCTTAATTTGTCGAAAACTAGGTAACTAGGTTGCCACCACTACTAGTAACTTGGCCGAAGCTTGGCATCGATGGTTTAACGCAAAATGTATTCATGCCCATCTCAACCCATATGACTTCGAtggtaacatttttattattgaagaaattcaaacacTTTCGCATCTTCATCTAAACTTTTTCATAGATGAATTAAAGGACACCGAGGAGTCGAAACGGCGTGACTACCAGGCGGCTGCTAGAGGACTTCAGATTGGAAGACAAACATCTGCGAAACAAAGATCCTGTGATAGGAGGATCGCCGAAAATGCCAGACAATTTGCAgcgggaaatatttcattgcgGGATTTCCTAGAACGGTCGAGACAAGTATTTCAAATTAGGGTACGCTTTATATCAACCTGtttattaaatgaaatgtATAAATAAGGTGTTTTATATAAATTAGCAACATGGCGACAGAGATGAAGGAGAACAGTGATGATGAAGACTTCGTACAGGAACGTGATAACCGCCGTCGACAACGACTTCCCGAGGGTGGACGTCACAATCAATCAAGGGTTGAAAGGCGGGATCGTTTGGATGCTGATGAGTTGAGCCCACCACGAGACTTGGACAGACTTCATCGTGCTATGGCCAGGAACAGACGACGAAACCAAACACCTTCAGTGAGTCAAGTGCAAGACCAATCGCCCCCAGTGAGTCCAGTGCAAGAACAATCGCCTCCAGTGAGTCCAATGCATCAGCAATCGCCTACAGGAAGTCCAGTGCATGACCAATCGCCTCCAAGAAGTCCGGTGTATGACCAATCG
Proteins encoded in this window:
- the LOC124209953 gene encoding leucine-rich repeat extensin-like protein 3, yielding MATEMKENSDDEDFVQERDNRRRQRLPEGGRHNQSRVERRDRLDADELSPPRDLDRLHRAMARNRRRNQTPSVSQVQDQSPPVSPVQEQSPPVSPMHQQSPTGSPVHDQSPPRSPVYDQSPKKSPVYDQIPPVSPVNQQSPAGSQLHDQSPPRSPVYHQSPPVKNFAEVV